From Pseudomonas sp. G.S.17, the proteins below share one genomic window:
- a CDS encoding TetR/AcrR family transcriptional regulator has protein sequence MRYAQDHKAQTHQRILTEAAARFRRDGIGATGLQPLMKALGLTHGGFYAHFKSKDDLVEKALRCAVDESRERTAPVFAEENALEKYIDFYLSESHRSNPDKGCPLPTMSCELGQRGQPSPTTDELILARLDSLKNTLSGPDAEAQSMMILSTMVGALMLSRSVQDPELSDRILATAREWLKKTPSEA, from the coding sequence ATGCGTTACGCACAGGATCACAAAGCTCAAACTCATCAACGCATCCTTACCGAAGCGGCGGCACGTTTTCGGCGCGACGGCATTGGCGCAACAGGTCTGCAACCTTTGATGAAGGCCTTGGGCCTGACCCATGGCGGCTTTTACGCGCACTTCAAATCCAAGGACGATCTGGTGGAAAAAGCCCTGCGTTGCGCGGTGGACGAGTCCCGTGAACGCACCGCACCGGTTTTTGCTGAAGAAAACGCGCTGGAGAAATACATCGATTTCTATTTGTCCGAAAGCCATCGCAGCAACCCCGACAAAGGCTGCCCGCTGCCGACCATGTCCTGCGAACTGGGACAGCGCGGTCAACCCAGCCCGACCACTGACGAGCTTATTCTCGCCCGACTGGATTCCCTCAAGAACACCCTGTCCGGCCCTGATGCCGAAGCGCAGAGCATGATGATATTGTCGACCATGGTCGGCGCGCTGATGTTGTCACGCAGCGTGCAGGACCCGGAACTGTCGGACCGGATCCTGGCAACTGCCCGGGAATGGTTGAAGAAGACCCCGAGCGAGGCGTGA